The Allorhodopirellula heiligendammensis genome includes a window with the following:
- a CDS encoding DUF6677 family protein — protein sequence MASRSRTTAPASIDAARREVATSPHRDESDQSGNDLSTGASGATGKNVAAKPSSQIELSPAVLNGDTRIEVDGIEVDLRNRYLAAFLAWLVPGAGHFYQGRRGKATLFVLCVLSLWVIGFAIGGANVVYASWQPGDRRWHYFLQAGVGAVSLPALVQGNKMRENTDPRGRTVDSYRPLWNGFMAPPNRPVLEGEADEVAAWYAIHGSGYELGTWFTMIAGLLNFLIIYDAFGGPLAVPISGKR from the coding sequence ATGGCTTCACGCTCTCGGACCACTGCCCCCGCTTCGATTGATGCGGCCCGTCGCGAGGTGGCGACATCCCCCCATCGCGATGAGTCCGATCAGTCGGGAAACGATCTCTCGACGGGAGCATCCGGTGCAACCGGAAAAAACGTTGCAGCGAAACCGTCCAGCCAAATTGAGTTATCACCTGCGGTGCTCAATGGCGACACCAGGATCGAGGTGGACGGGATCGAAGTCGATCTTCGCAATCGCTATCTCGCCGCGTTCCTGGCGTGGTTGGTCCCAGGTGCGGGACATTTTTACCAAGGTCGCCGAGGCAAGGCCACGCTTTTCGTGCTGTGTGTGTTGTCACTGTGGGTCATCGGTTTTGCCATCGGCGGGGCCAATGTCGTGTATGCGTCGTGGCAACCCGGCGATCGCCGCTGGCACTATTTTCTGCAAGCTGGCGTGGGCGCAGTGTCTCTGCCGGCGTTGGTACAAGGCAACAAGATGCGGGAGAATACGGACCCCCGGGGGCGCACCGTCGATAGTTATCGGCCGCTGTGGAATGGGTTCATGGCGCCACCCAATCGCCCTGTACTCGAAGGCGAGGCCGATGAAGTCGCCGCTTGGTATGCCATCCATGGCAGCGGGTACGAGCTAGGGACGTGGTTCACGATGATTGCGGGCTTGTTGAATTTCCTCATCATTTACGACGCCTTCGGGGGACCTCTAGCGGTACCGATTAGCGGTAAACGGTAG